In Biomphalaria glabrata chromosome 11, xgBioGlab47.1, whole genome shotgun sequence, the following proteins share a genomic window:
- the LOC106056704 gene encoding unconventional myosin-Ib-like isoform X2, with protein MALHLGTLQIFENNVGVSDAVLLDPMTEEAFIDNLEKRFQHQQIYTYIGNVVVSVNPYEKLPLYTHAVIEEYRSRNIYELPPHIYAITDDAYRSMRDKNLDQCIIISGESGAGKTEASKVIMQYVAEVSGKGQDIDRVKEQLLQSNPVLEAFGNAKTTRNDNSSRFGKYMDIEFDFKGDPVGGVITNYLLEKSRVASQNSGERSFHIFYQMLSGMDDSSLSQLLLIRGAENYNFLNKSGCVEVDTRDDVGDFRAVQNGMTVIGFEQEEVDNIFKLLASILKLGNIDFSERPNADGTDGCDVTNMSEVEEVCQLIGCSSDILAGSLMQRTVAVKGDMVKTDLSLAGATYARDALCKAIYSRLFTWLIKRINSSIKVREDLQTRTKVMGVLDIYGFEVFQNNSFEQFIINYCNEKLQQIFIELTLKEEQDEYVKEGIEWIHVDYFNNSVICDLIEKQNLGILALLDEECLRPGNTSDKTFLDKLDERCSKHPHYESRKKNQSDKSLPHDAFRLKHYAGSVLYKVNGFIDKNNDLLFRDLSQAMYVCSHPMLQELFPEGKPGENSLKRPITAGSQFKTSVTELMKNLSSKNPNYIRCIKPNDYKQANVLDREIVKHQVRYLGLMENVRVRRAGYAFRQAYPLFLFRYKMLATETWPHWTGNPMEGVQKILEAQGIPSEEFAFGKTKIFIRNPRLLFDMEERRRERMHHLATLIRATWLQYKYRKLYQRMRASQIIIAAIYRGYWAKKRYQKVKKSTLIIQCYTRGWKARVILRELKLAKRREEAATYICKIYRGYKARCLLAHLKHEKHLNICATTIRKTYLGWKARKLLAAMKKEKKVLWANQVIHKYYRGWKVRQQYRPKFRRIAGPKISRFMITALKKQYLLKLKRSLPSMSPTCEDWPKPPNRFKATSEELRKIFHRWRCAQYRKKIDPATKEKLNEKMTASDLFKDKKEIYPASVPQPFRGDYVDIKSNVKWQKLSKSTQDTTIIFADNVNKVNRADGKMVSKVLVLTNQALLVLDPKSLVIKYRIPLTMIHKISVSPFKDNLCIFHLLKEDEDEEGEDEEEEDGGRENGEIASKKGDFIFSTAHVIEAVTKTLLEMKKVCKPPEVQILPQINADFRGSTVEVSFKKSQGESVNGSVKIARKGNRLDIMES; from the exons CTATGCAATCACCGATGATGCCTACAGATCGATGCGAGATAAGAACTTGGACCAGTGTATCATCATATCAGGGGAGAGTGGTGCCGGAAAGACGG AGGCTAGTAAAGTTATTATGCAGTATGTTGCTGAGGTGTCAGGCAAGGGTCAAGACATAGATAGGGTTAAGGAGCAGTTGTTGCAGTCAAATCCAGTTTTAGAAg ctttTGGAAATGCCAAAACCACTAGAAATGATAATTCATCTCGATTT GGTAAATATATGGACATTGAATTTGATTTCAAGGGAGACCCAGTTGGAGGTGTCATAACAAATT ATTTATTAGAAAAG TCAAGGGTAGCCTCACAGAACAGTGGAGAAAGGAGCTTCCATATATTTTATCAGATGTTGTCAGGAATGGATGATAGTTCTCTAA GCCAGCTTTTACTGATTCGAGGTGCAGAGAACTATAATTTTCTAAACAAGAGTGGGTGTGTTGAGGTGGATACTAGAGATGATGTGGGAGACTTCAGAGCTGTCCAG aatGGCATGACAGTGATTGGCTTTGAACAAGAGGAAGttgataatatttttaaattattagcaAGTATTCTAAAACTGGGGAATATAGACTTTTCAGAGAGACCAAATGCAGATGGCACAGATGGCTGTGATGTTACAAATATGTCAG AAGTTGAAGAGGTATGTCAGCTGATTGGCTGCTCTTCTGATATTCTAGCTGGTTCTTTGATGCAAAGGACAGTAGCTGTCAAGGGTGATATGGTCAAGACTGACCTCAGCTTGGCAGGA GCCACATATGCTAGAGATGCTTTATGTAAAGCTATCTACAGTCGTCTTTTCACCTGGCTGATTAAGAGAATAAACAGCAGTATTAAG GTACGAGAAGATTTACAAACTAGAACAAAGGTTATGGGTGTTCTTGACATTTATGGCTTTGAAGTTTTTCAG AACAACAGTTTTGAGCAGTTCATCATCAACTACTGCAATGAGAAACTTCAGCAGATATTTATTGAGTTAACACTCAAAGAGGAACAAGATGAGTATGTTAAAGAG GGTATAGAGTGGATTCATGTTGACTACTTTAACAATTCTGTCATCTGTGATCTAATAGAAAAA CAAAATCTTGGAATCTTAGCTTTACTTGATGAAGAGTGCCTTCGACCAGGAAACACATCAGACAAAACATTCTTGGACAAGTTAGATGAAAGGTGTTCCAAGCATCCCCATTATGAAAGTAGAAAGAAGAATCAATCAGACAAGTCTCTACCCCATGATGCCTTCAGGTTAAAACATTACGCTGGCAGT GTGTTGTACAAAGTAAATGGATTTATAGACAAGAATAATGATCTTTTGTTCCGTGATCTTTCACAAGCTATGTATGTTTGCTCACATCCAATGCTACAAGAACTTTTCCCTGAAG GAAAACCAGGTGAAAATTCATTGAAAAGACCTATAACTGCAGGCTCACAGTTCAAG ACCTCAGTGACAGAGCTGATGAAAAATCTCAGCTCCAAAAATCCAAACTACATTAGATGTATAAAG CCAAATGACTACAAGCAAGCTAATGTTTTAGATAGGGAAATAGTCAAACATCAAGTCAGATATTTAGG GCTTATGGAAAATGTTCGTGTGAGACGAGCTGGCTATGCATTCAGGCAGGCATATCCCCTGTTTCTTTTCCGCTACAAGATGCTTGCAACAGAAACCTGGCCCCACTGGACAGGAAACCCAATGGAGGGTGTCCAAAAAATACTTGAAGCTCAAGGAATTCCATCAGAAGAGTTTGCTTTTGGAAAGACCAAAATTTTCATCAGAAATCCTCGATTA CTCTTTGATATGGAGGAGAGGAGACGAGAGAGAATGCATCACCTGGCAACACTCATCAGAGCAACTTGGCTTCAGTACAAGTATCGAAAGCTGTATCAGAGAATGAGAGCAAGTCAGATTATCATTGCTGCAATCTACAGAGGCTATTGG GCCAAGAAACGCTATCAAAAGGTCAAAAAGTCTACACTTATAATCCAGTGTTACACAAGGGGCTGGAAG GCGCGTGTCATACTGAGAGAGCTGAAATTAGCCAAGCGGAGAGAAGAGGCAGCTACGTATATATGCAAAATCTATCGTGGCTACAAG GCGCGCTGTTTGCTGGCACATCTGAAGCATGAGAAACATCTCAACATCTGCGCAACTACCATCCGCAAAACATATCTGGGCTGGAAG gcAAGAAAGCTTCTGGCTGCtatgaagaaagagaaaaaagtgcTCTGGGCCAATCAAGTTATTCACAAATACTACAGGGGGTGGAAAGTGCGACAACAGTATAGGCCAAAGTTCAGAAGAATAGCTGGACCCAAGATCTCCAGATTTATGATCACAGCTTta AAAAAACAATATCTTTTAAAGCTTAAAAGAAGTTTACCATCCATGAGCCCAACCTGTGAGGATTGGCCTAAACCTCCAAACAGATTTAAGGCAACATCAGAAGAGTTACGCAAAATATTCCATCGTTGGCGA TGTGCTCAGTACAGAAAGAAGATTGACCCAGccacaaaagaaaaattaaatgagAAAATGACAGCCAGTGACctgtttaaagataaaaaagagATCTACCCAGCCAG TGTGCCCCAACCATTCCGAGGAGACTATGTAGATATTAAGTCTAATGTCAAGTGGCAGAAGCTTTCAAAGTCAACACAAGATACAACCATCATTTTTGCTGataatgtcaacaaagtcaataGGGCTGATGGCAAG atggTCAGCAAAGTACTTGTGTTAACCAACCAAGCGTTACTAGTTTTAGACCCAAAGTCTCTAGTTATAAAGTACAGAATTCCATTAACAATGATACACAAGATTTCAGTGTCTCCTTTCAAAGACAATCTTTGTATTTTCCATTTACTGAAG GAGGATGAAGATGAAGAAGGGGAggatgaggaggaggaggatGGAGGACGT GAGAATGGAGAAATAGCCTCCAAGAAAGGAGATTTCATCTTCAGCACAGCACATGTGATAGAAGCTGTTACCAAAACACTGTTGGAGATGAAGAAAGTTTGCAAGCCACCAGAGGTTCAAATTTTACCTCA GATTAATGCTGACTTTAGAGGCTCAACAGTTGAAGTGTCTTTCAAGAAATCCCAAGGAGAATCCGTCAACGGAAGTGTGAAAATTGCTAGGAAAGGAAATCGCCTGGACATAATGGAATCATGA
- the LOC106056704 gene encoding unconventional myosin-Ib-like isoform X3 produces MTILMALHLGTLQIFENNVGVSDAVLLDPMTEEAFIDNLEKRFQHQQIYTYIGNVVVSVNPYEKLPLYTHAVIEEYRSRNIYELPPHIYAITDDAYRSMRDKNLDQCIIISGESGAGKTEASKVIMQYVAEVSGKGQDIDRVKEQLLQSNPVLEAFGNAKTTRNDNSSRFGKYMDIEFDFKGDPVGGVITNYLLEKSRVASQNSGERSFHIFYQMLSGMDDSSLSQLLLIRGAENYNFLNKSGCVEVDTRDDVGDFRAVQNGMTVIGFEQEEVDNIFKLLASILKLGNIDFSERPNADGTDGCDVTNMSEVEEVCQLIGCSSDILAGSLMQRTVAVKGDMVKTDLSLAGATYARDALCKAIYSRLFTWLIKRINSSIKVREDLQTRTKVMGVLDIYGFEVFQNNSFEQFIINYCNEKLQQIFIELTLKEEQDEYVKEGIEWIHVDYFNNSVICDLIEKQNLGILALLDEECLRPGNTSDKTFLDKLDERCSKHPHYESRKKNQSDKSLPHDAFRLKHYAGSVLYKVNGFIDKNNDLLFRDLSQAMYVCSHPMLQELFPEGKPGENSLKRPITAGSQFKTSVTELMKNLSSKNPNYIRCIKPNDYKQANVLDREIVKHQVRYLGLMENVRVRRAGYAFRQAYPLFLFRYKMLATETWPHWTGNPMEGVQKILEAQGIPSEEFAFGKTKIFIRNPRLLFDMEERRRERMHHLATLIRATWLQYKYRKLYQRMRASQIIIAAIYRGYWAKKRYQKVKKSTLIIQCYTRGWKARVILRELKLAKRREEAATYICKIYRGYKARCLLAHLKHEKHLNICATTIRKTYLGWKARKLLAAMKKEKKVLWANQVIHKYYRGWKVRQQYRPKFRRIAGPKISRFMITALKKQYLLKLKRSLPSMSPTCEDWPKPPNRFKATSEELRKIFHRWRCAQYRKKIDPATKEKLNEKMTASDLFKDKKEIYPASVPQPFRGDYVDIKSNVKWQKLSKSTQDTTIIFADNVNKVNRADGKMVSKVLVLTNQALLVLDPKSLVIKYRIPLTMIHKISVSPFKDNLCIFHLLKTEIILENGEIASKKGDFIFSTAHVIEAVTKTLLEMKKVCKPPEVQILPQINADFRGSTVEVSFKKSQGESVNGSVKIARKGNRLDIMES; encoded by the exons CTATGCAATCACCGATGATGCCTACAGATCGATGCGAGATAAGAACTTGGACCAGTGTATCATCATATCAGGGGAGAGTGGTGCCGGAAAGACGG AGGCTAGTAAAGTTATTATGCAGTATGTTGCTGAGGTGTCAGGCAAGGGTCAAGACATAGATAGGGTTAAGGAGCAGTTGTTGCAGTCAAATCCAGTTTTAGAAg ctttTGGAAATGCCAAAACCACTAGAAATGATAATTCATCTCGATTT GGTAAATATATGGACATTGAATTTGATTTCAAGGGAGACCCAGTTGGAGGTGTCATAACAAATT ATTTATTAGAAAAG TCAAGGGTAGCCTCACAGAACAGTGGAGAAAGGAGCTTCCATATATTTTATCAGATGTTGTCAGGAATGGATGATAGTTCTCTAA GCCAGCTTTTACTGATTCGAGGTGCAGAGAACTATAATTTTCTAAACAAGAGTGGGTGTGTTGAGGTGGATACTAGAGATGATGTGGGAGACTTCAGAGCTGTCCAG aatGGCATGACAGTGATTGGCTTTGAACAAGAGGAAGttgataatatttttaaattattagcaAGTATTCTAAAACTGGGGAATATAGACTTTTCAGAGAGACCAAATGCAGATGGCACAGATGGCTGTGATGTTACAAATATGTCAG AAGTTGAAGAGGTATGTCAGCTGATTGGCTGCTCTTCTGATATTCTAGCTGGTTCTTTGATGCAAAGGACAGTAGCTGTCAAGGGTGATATGGTCAAGACTGACCTCAGCTTGGCAGGA GCCACATATGCTAGAGATGCTTTATGTAAAGCTATCTACAGTCGTCTTTTCACCTGGCTGATTAAGAGAATAAACAGCAGTATTAAG GTACGAGAAGATTTACAAACTAGAACAAAGGTTATGGGTGTTCTTGACATTTATGGCTTTGAAGTTTTTCAG AACAACAGTTTTGAGCAGTTCATCATCAACTACTGCAATGAGAAACTTCAGCAGATATTTATTGAGTTAACACTCAAAGAGGAACAAGATGAGTATGTTAAAGAG GGTATAGAGTGGATTCATGTTGACTACTTTAACAATTCTGTCATCTGTGATCTAATAGAAAAA CAAAATCTTGGAATCTTAGCTTTACTTGATGAAGAGTGCCTTCGACCAGGAAACACATCAGACAAAACATTCTTGGACAAGTTAGATGAAAGGTGTTCCAAGCATCCCCATTATGAAAGTAGAAAGAAGAATCAATCAGACAAGTCTCTACCCCATGATGCCTTCAGGTTAAAACATTACGCTGGCAGT GTGTTGTACAAAGTAAATGGATTTATAGACAAGAATAATGATCTTTTGTTCCGTGATCTTTCACAAGCTATGTATGTTTGCTCACATCCAATGCTACAAGAACTTTTCCCTGAAG GAAAACCAGGTGAAAATTCATTGAAAAGACCTATAACTGCAGGCTCACAGTTCAAG ACCTCAGTGACAGAGCTGATGAAAAATCTCAGCTCCAAAAATCCAAACTACATTAGATGTATAAAG CCAAATGACTACAAGCAAGCTAATGTTTTAGATAGGGAAATAGTCAAACATCAAGTCAGATATTTAGG GCTTATGGAAAATGTTCGTGTGAGACGAGCTGGCTATGCATTCAGGCAGGCATATCCCCTGTTTCTTTTCCGCTACAAGATGCTTGCAACAGAAACCTGGCCCCACTGGACAGGAAACCCAATGGAGGGTGTCCAAAAAATACTTGAAGCTCAAGGAATTCCATCAGAAGAGTTTGCTTTTGGAAAGACCAAAATTTTCATCAGAAATCCTCGATTA CTCTTTGATATGGAGGAGAGGAGACGAGAGAGAATGCATCACCTGGCAACACTCATCAGAGCAACTTGGCTTCAGTACAAGTATCGAAAGCTGTATCAGAGAATGAGAGCAAGTCAGATTATCATTGCTGCAATCTACAGAGGCTATTGG GCCAAGAAACGCTATCAAAAGGTCAAAAAGTCTACACTTATAATCCAGTGTTACACAAGGGGCTGGAAG GCGCGTGTCATACTGAGAGAGCTGAAATTAGCCAAGCGGAGAGAAGAGGCAGCTACGTATATATGCAAAATCTATCGTGGCTACAAG GCGCGCTGTTTGCTGGCACATCTGAAGCATGAGAAACATCTCAACATCTGCGCAACTACCATCCGCAAAACATATCTGGGCTGGAAG gcAAGAAAGCTTCTGGCTGCtatgaagaaagagaaaaaagtgcTCTGGGCCAATCAAGTTATTCACAAATACTACAGGGGGTGGAAAGTGCGACAACAGTATAGGCCAAAGTTCAGAAGAATAGCTGGACCCAAGATCTCCAGATTTATGATCACAGCTTta AAAAAACAATATCTTTTAAAGCTTAAAAGAAGTTTACCATCCATGAGCCCAACCTGTGAGGATTGGCCTAAACCTCCAAACAGATTTAAGGCAACATCAGAAGAGTTACGCAAAATATTCCATCGTTGGCGA TGTGCTCAGTACAGAAAGAAGATTGACCCAGccacaaaagaaaaattaaatgagAAAATGACAGCCAGTGACctgtttaaagataaaaaagagATCTACCCAGCCAG TGTGCCCCAACCATTCCGAGGAGACTATGTAGATATTAAGTCTAATGTCAAGTGGCAGAAGCTTTCAAAGTCAACACAAGATACAACCATCATTTTTGCTGataatgtcaacaaagtcaataGGGCTGATGGCAAG atggTCAGCAAAGTACTTGTGTTAACCAACCAAGCGTTACTAGTTTTAGACCCAAAGTCTCTAGTTATAAAGTACAGAATTCCATTAACAATGATACACAAGATTTCAGTGTCTCCTTTCAAAGACAATCTTTGTATTTTCCATTTACTGAAG ACTGAAATAATTTTG GAGAATGGAGAAATAGCCTCCAAGAAAGGAGATTTCATCTTCAGCACAGCACATGTGATAGAAGCTGTTACCAAAACACTGTTGGAGATGAAGAAAGTTTGCAAGCCACCAGAGGTTCAAATTTTACCTCA GATTAATGCTGACTTTAGAGGCTCAACAGTTGAAGTGTCTTTCAAGAAATCCCAAGGAGAATCCGTCAACGGAAGTGTGAAAATTGCTAGGAAAGGAAATCGCCTGGACATAATGGAATCATGA
- the LOC106056704 gene encoding unconventional myosin-Ib-like isoform X5 → MTILMALHLGTLQIFENNVGVSDAVLLDPMTEEAFIDNLEKRFQHQQIYTYIGNVVVSVNPYEKLPLYTHAVIEEYRSRNIYELPPHIYAITDDAYRSMRDKNLDQCIIISGESGAGKTEASKVIMQYVAEVSGKGQDIDRVKEQLLQSNPVLEAFGNAKTTRNDNSSRFGKYMDIEFDFKGDPVGGVITNYLLEKSRVASQNSGERSFHIFYQMLSGMDDSSLSQLLLIRGAENYNFLNKSGCVEVDTRDDVGDFRAVQNGMTVIGFEQEEVDNIFKLLASILKLGNIDFSERPNADGTDGCDVTNMSEVEEVCQLIGCSSDILAGSLMQRTVAVKGDMVKTDLSLAGATYARDALCKAIYSRLFTWLIKRINSSIKVREDLQTRTKVMGVLDIYGFEVFQNNSFEQFIINYCNEKLQQIFIELTLKEEQDEYVKEGIEWIHVDYFNNSVICDLIEKQNLGILALLDEECLRPGNTSDKTFLDKLDERCSKHPHYESRKKNQSDKSLPHDAFRLKHYAGSVLYKVNGFIDKNNDLLFRDLSQAMYVCSHPMLQELFPEGKPGENSLKRPITAGSQFKTSVTELMKNLSSKNPNYIRCIKPNDYKQANVLDREIVKHQVRYLGLMENVRVRRAGYAFRQAYPLFLFRYKMLATETWPHWTGNPMEGVQKILEAQGIPSEEFAFGKTKIFIRNPRLLFDMEERRRERMHHLATLIRATWLQYKYRKLYQRMRASQIIIAAIYRGYWAKKRYQKVKKSTLIIQCYTRGWKARVILRELKLAKRREEAATYICKIYRGYKARKLLAAMKKEKKVLWANQVIHKYYRGWKVRQQYRPKFRRIAGPKISRFMITALKKQYLLKLKRSLPSMSPTCEDWPKPPNRFKATSEELRKIFHRWRCAQYRKKIDPATKEKLNEKMTASDLFKDKKEIYPASVPQPFRGDYVDIKSNVKWQKLSKSTQDTTIIFADNVNKVNRADGKMVSKVLVLTNQALLVLDPKSLVIKYRIPLTMIHKISVSPFKDNLCIFHLLKEDEDEEGEDEEEEDGGRENGEIASKKGDFIFSTAHVIEAVTKTLLEMKKVCKPPEVQILPQINADFRGSTVEVSFKKSQGESVNGSVKIARKGNRLDIMES, encoded by the exons CTATGCAATCACCGATGATGCCTACAGATCGATGCGAGATAAGAACTTGGACCAGTGTATCATCATATCAGGGGAGAGTGGTGCCGGAAAGACGG AGGCTAGTAAAGTTATTATGCAGTATGTTGCTGAGGTGTCAGGCAAGGGTCAAGACATAGATAGGGTTAAGGAGCAGTTGTTGCAGTCAAATCCAGTTTTAGAAg ctttTGGAAATGCCAAAACCACTAGAAATGATAATTCATCTCGATTT GGTAAATATATGGACATTGAATTTGATTTCAAGGGAGACCCAGTTGGAGGTGTCATAACAAATT ATTTATTAGAAAAG TCAAGGGTAGCCTCACAGAACAGTGGAGAAAGGAGCTTCCATATATTTTATCAGATGTTGTCAGGAATGGATGATAGTTCTCTAA GCCAGCTTTTACTGATTCGAGGTGCAGAGAACTATAATTTTCTAAACAAGAGTGGGTGTGTTGAGGTGGATACTAGAGATGATGTGGGAGACTTCAGAGCTGTCCAG aatGGCATGACAGTGATTGGCTTTGAACAAGAGGAAGttgataatatttttaaattattagcaAGTATTCTAAAACTGGGGAATATAGACTTTTCAGAGAGACCAAATGCAGATGGCACAGATGGCTGTGATGTTACAAATATGTCAG AAGTTGAAGAGGTATGTCAGCTGATTGGCTGCTCTTCTGATATTCTAGCTGGTTCTTTGATGCAAAGGACAGTAGCTGTCAAGGGTGATATGGTCAAGACTGACCTCAGCTTGGCAGGA GCCACATATGCTAGAGATGCTTTATGTAAAGCTATCTACAGTCGTCTTTTCACCTGGCTGATTAAGAGAATAAACAGCAGTATTAAG GTACGAGAAGATTTACAAACTAGAACAAAGGTTATGGGTGTTCTTGACATTTATGGCTTTGAAGTTTTTCAG AACAACAGTTTTGAGCAGTTCATCATCAACTACTGCAATGAGAAACTTCAGCAGATATTTATTGAGTTAACACTCAAAGAGGAACAAGATGAGTATGTTAAAGAG GGTATAGAGTGGATTCATGTTGACTACTTTAACAATTCTGTCATCTGTGATCTAATAGAAAAA CAAAATCTTGGAATCTTAGCTTTACTTGATGAAGAGTGCCTTCGACCAGGAAACACATCAGACAAAACATTCTTGGACAAGTTAGATGAAAGGTGTTCCAAGCATCCCCATTATGAAAGTAGAAAGAAGAATCAATCAGACAAGTCTCTACCCCATGATGCCTTCAGGTTAAAACATTACGCTGGCAGT GTGTTGTACAAAGTAAATGGATTTATAGACAAGAATAATGATCTTTTGTTCCGTGATCTTTCACAAGCTATGTATGTTTGCTCACATCCAATGCTACAAGAACTTTTCCCTGAAG GAAAACCAGGTGAAAATTCATTGAAAAGACCTATAACTGCAGGCTCACAGTTCAAG ACCTCAGTGACAGAGCTGATGAAAAATCTCAGCTCCAAAAATCCAAACTACATTAGATGTATAAAG CCAAATGACTACAAGCAAGCTAATGTTTTAGATAGGGAAATAGTCAAACATCAAGTCAGATATTTAGG GCTTATGGAAAATGTTCGTGTGAGACGAGCTGGCTATGCATTCAGGCAGGCATATCCCCTGTTTCTTTTCCGCTACAAGATGCTTGCAACAGAAACCTGGCCCCACTGGACAGGAAACCCAATGGAGGGTGTCCAAAAAATACTTGAAGCTCAAGGAATTCCATCAGAAGAGTTTGCTTTTGGAAAGACCAAAATTTTCATCAGAAATCCTCGATTA CTCTTTGATATGGAGGAGAGGAGACGAGAGAGAATGCATCACCTGGCAACACTCATCAGAGCAACTTGGCTTCAGTACAAGTATCGAAAGCTGTATCAGAGAATGAGAGCAAGTCAGATTATCATTGCTGCAATCTACAGAGGCTATTGG GCCAAGAAACGCTATCAAAAGGTCAAAAAGTCTACACTTATAATCCAGTGTTACACAAGGGGCTGGAAG GCGCGTGTCATACTGAGAGAGCTGAAATTAGCCAAGCGGAGAGAAGAGGCAGCTACGTATATATGCAAAATCTATCGTGGCTACAAG gcAAGAAAGCTTCTGGCTGCtatgaagaaagagaaaaaagtgcTCTGGGCCAATCAAGTTATTCACAAATACTACAGGGGGTGGAAAGTGCGACAACAGTATAGGCCAAAGTTCAGAAGAATAGCTGGACCCAAGATCTCCAGATTTATGATCACAGCTTta AAAAAACAATATCTTTTAAAGCTTAAAAGAAGTTTACCATCCATGAGCCCAACCTGTGAGGATTGGCCTAAACCTCCAAACAGATTTAAGGCAACATCAGAAGAGTTACGCAAAATATTCCATCGTTGGCGA TGTGCTCAGTACAGAAAGAAGATTGACCCAGccacaaaagaaaaattaaatgagAAAATGACAGCCAGTGACctgtttaaagataaaaaagagATCTACCCAGCCAG TGTGCCCCAACCATTCCGAGGAGACTATGTAGATATTAAGTCTAATGTCAAGTGGCAGAAGCTTTCAAAGTCAACACAAGATACAACCATCATTTTTGCTGataatgtcaacaaagtcaataGGGCTGATGGCAAG atggTCAGCAAAGTACTTGTGTTAACCAACCAAGCGTTACTAGTTTTAGACCCAAAGTCTCTAGTTATAAAGTACAGAATTCCATTAACAATGATACACAAGATTTCAGTGTCTCCTTTCAAAGACAATCTTTGTATTTTCCATTTACTGAAG GAGGATGAAGATGAAGAAGGGGAggatgaggaggaggaggatGGAGGACGT GAGAATGGAGAAATAGCCTCCAAGAAAGGAGATTTCATCTTCAGCACAGCACATGTGATAGAAGCTGTTACCAAAACACTGTTGGAGATGAAGAAAGTTTGCAAGCCACCAGAGGTTCAAATTTTACCTCA GATTAATGCTGACTTTAGAGGCTCAACAGTTGAAGTGTCTTTCAAGAAATCCCAAGGAGAATCCGTCAACGGAAGTGTGAAAATTGCTAGGAAAGGAAATCGCCTGGACATAATGGAATCATGA